The genome window CTCTGGACGTCGGACCTGCGGCGGGCGCACACCTTCGCGCAGTCGGTCGAGGCCGGGATGGTCTGGCTGAACTCGCACAACGTCCGCGACCTGCGGACGCCGTTCGGCGGGGTCAAGGCGTCCGGCCTCGGCCACGAAGGCGGCTACCGCTCGCTCGACTTCTACACCCACCAGCAGGCGATCCACGTCTCGCTCGGGCCGGTGCACACCGCCCGCTTCGGGACCGGCCGGAAGGGACAGTCATGACCGCCACCCCGCCGGACGTCATCCGCTGCGCGTACGCCGAGCTCGTCGTCACCGACCTGGCGGCGTCCCGGGCGTTCTACGTCGACGTGCTCGGGCTCGTCGTCACCCACGAAGACGCCTCCGCCCTGTACCTCCGCGCTTTCGAGGAGTACCTGCACCATTCACTGGTGCTGCGCAAGGGGTCCACGGCCGCGCTGGGCGTGCTGGCCTACCGGGTGCGCACGCCCGGCGACCTCGACCTCGCCGAGGCGTACTACCGCGAGCTCGGCGTCCGGGTGGAACGTCGTCCGGCGGGAGCCACGCGCGGGATCGGCGAGGCGGTGCGGGTGACCGACCCGCTCGGGTTCCCGGTGGAGTTCTTCCACGACGCCGAGCACGTCGAGCGGTTCACGCAGCGCTACGACGTCCACGGCGCCGGAGCCCTGTCCCGATTGGACCACTTCAACCTGGACACCCCGGACGTCCCGGCGGCCCGGAAGTACTACGAGGGCCTGGGTTTCCGCGTGTCGGAGGACATCCAGGACGACGAGGGCACGGTGTACGCGGCCTGGATGTTCCGCAAGCCGACGGTCCACGACGTCGCCCTGACCGGCGGCGACGGCCCTCGCCTGCACCACATCGCGTTCGCCTCGCACGAGCGGCACCAGATCCTGCACATCTGCGACCACCTGGGTGCCCTGCGGAAGTCCGGCATGATCGAGCGCGGCCCGGGCCGCCACGGCGTGTCGAACGCGTTCTACCTCTACGTCCGCGATCCCGACGGGCACCGCGTCGAGATCTACACCCACGACTACTACACCGGCGACCCCGACAACCCGGTGATCACCTGGGACGTCCACGACAACCAGCGCCGCGACTGGTGGGGCAACCCGGTGGTGCCGAGCTGGTACACCGACGCGTCGGTGGTGCTGGACCTCGACGGCGCGGTCCAGCCGGTCGTCGCCCGGTCCGAGCCGCG of Amycolatopsis solani contains these proteins:
- the hpaD gene encoding 3,4-dihydroxyphenylacetate 2,3-dioxygenase, producing the protein MTATPPDVIRCAYAELVVTDLAASRAFYVDVLGLVVTHEDASALYLRAFEEYLHHSLVLRKGSTAALGVLAYRVRTPGDLDLAEAYYRELGVRVERRPAGATRGIGEAVRVTDPLGFPVEFFHDAEHVERFTQRYDVHGAGALSRLDHFNLDTPDVPAARKYYEGLGFRVSEDIQDDEGTVYAAWMFRKPTVHDVALTGGDGPRLHHIAFASHERHQILHICDHLGALRKSGMIERGPGRHGVSNAFYLYVRDPDGHRVEIYTHDYYTGDPDNPVITWDVHDNQRRDWWGNPVVPSWYTDASVVLDLDGAVQPVVARSEPREADVTIGADGFSFSTGEAEFKLGEQV